One stretch of Streptomyces hygroscopicus DNA includes these proteins:
- a CDS encoding ATP-binding protein has translation MDGGTVGLRIASAVVVPVVKRLLLPPASAPGAEYGERPVPIRRLVSFAREHRTLTEDDLHKLARELVRRAVRAAGPHDPPIGPDEHDSVGQALTRTLHALGDLDMDDVHAFALGPERLAAELSRRAGPDTRRLLSDDAARFHDRLLETACLHLMRFFSQRPGFAARAQIEQSREIREQSEKLDSILRRLPDISHQDIQFEEEYARYVVECHGRLTIYGVDLREPDGQDWPLETAYLSLEARPYRDGTDRVPVVNGEPGADRDTEAERAAGPAEAVFASHERILLRGVAGTGKTTLVQWLALSTAQQERVPGGLSQLFGRVPFVLPLRTLARKDTELPMPEDFLRWIGCPLVGTEPDGWAARVLRHGRGVLLIDGADEIPKDDRSRVRAWLKKLLAVFPGNLWLLTSRPSALERGWLAREGFQEFALAAMRPADMKQFIRRWHTAAGASQELGESLSLSLRSSPELSRLATNPLMCGLICALHRERRGFLPQGRASLYEAALSMLLERRDLEREVYGRGRPALDQKSATEPLQRLAYWLIRNERTQLDRPDAVNVVRRLQPSVPRLADVGTAEEALQHLLERSGLLREPAPGAVDFIHRTFQDFLGARAVLEERDMGMLVNNAHLDQWEDVVQMAVAQARHQERADLLTRLRERGDREQDATVQARLRLLALASLEQATRLEPTVREAIEDRAARLLPPRSLREARSLAQTGPLLLGLLPDAKDLEGDEELATVHAICQIGGDAAIPRLREFLGTGQPAVRAQLLAHWDRFDTKVYAEEIVRPLLDTAPEEIVTVRSPAELEALRTISGYQRVGLHGDFAPEDIRAALDPRHLRELRLRGTLQLEDLALLSAYPELETVALQGCRNVKDPTPLTRLPRLRRLELRDLPQFEPLLKLADCPRLEGLLVGPEVPWRGLPDLPRPAELRLLSLPSSAAQLAGIVECRGLEELRLQDASERLAPDEWGSLIAELPQLRKLTLSPQQLSMLLFAPRTEIPQVTHLDVWARAGSAVPLRRIARRLPGLEEIHLSQVAELDLASLAGLPRLRRVRLVYPGEIRGADSLPDSVELDIYPHP, from the coding sequence GTGGACGGCGGCACGGTGGGGCTGCGGATCGCATCGGCAGTGGTCGTGCCGGTGGTCAAACGGCTGCTGCTGCCGCCCGCGAGCGCGCCGGGGGCGGAGTACGGCGAGCGGCCCGTGCCGATCCGCCGGCTGGTGTCCTTCGCCCGGGAGCACCGCACTCTCACCGAGGACGATCTGCACAAGCTCGCCCGCGAGTTGGTCCGCCGCGCCGTGCGGGCCGCCGGGCCGCACGATCCGCCGATCGGGCCCGACGAGCACGACTCCGTCGGGCAGGCGCTGACCCGCACCCTGCACGCCCTCGGCGATCTCGACATGGACGACGTCCACGCCTTCGCGCTCGGCCCCGAGCGGCTGGCCGCGGAGCTGTCCCGGCGCGCGGGCCCCGACACGCGCAGGCTGCTGAGCGACGACGCCGCCCGCTTCCACGACCGGCTCCTGGAGACGGCCTGCCTCCATCTCATGCGCTTCTTCAGCCAGCGGCCCGGATTCGCGGCCCGAGCCCAGATCGAGCAGAGCCGCGAGATCCGGGAGCAGAGCGAGAAATTGGACTCAATCCTGCGGCGGCTGCCGGACATCAGCCACCAGGACATCCAGTTCGAGGAGGAGTACGCGCGCTACGTCGTCGAGTGCCACGGCAGGCTCACGATCTACGGCGTCGACCTCCGGGAACCGGACGGCCAGGACTGGCCGCTGGAGACCGCCTATCTGAGCCTGGAGGCCAGGCCGTACCGCGACGGCACCGACCGGGTCCCGGTGGTCAACGGCGAGCCCGGCGCCGACCGGGACACCGAGGCCGAGCGGGCCGCGGGCCCCGCCGAGGCGGTCTTCGCCAGCCATGAGCGCATCCTGCTGCGCGGCGTCGCCGGCACCGGCAAGACCACCCTCGTCCAGTGGCTGGCCCTCTCCACGGCGCAGCAGGAGCGGGTGCCGGGCGGCCTGTCGCAGCTGTTCGGGCGCGTCCCCTTCGTCCTGCCGCTGCGCACCCTGGCGCGCAAGGACACCGAACTGCCCATGCCCGAGGACTTCCTGCGCTGGATCGGCTGCCCGCTGGTGGGCACCGAGCCCGACGGCTGGGCCGCGCGGGTGCTGCGGCACGGGCGCGGCGTGCTCCTGATCGACGGGGCCGACGAGATCCCGAAGGACGACCGGAGCCGTGTGCGGGCCTGGCTGAAGAAGCTGCTCGCCGTCTTCCCCGGCAATCTGTGGCTGCTCACCTCCCGCCCCTCGGCCCTCGAACGGGGCTGGCTGGCCCGCGAGGGCTTCCAGGAGTTCGCGCTCGCCGCGATGCGGCCCGCCGACATGAAGCAGTTCATCCGGCGCTGGCACACCGCGGCCGGAGCCTCGCAGGAGCTCGGCGAGTCCCTCTCGCTGTCCCTGCGCAGCAGCCCCGAACTGAGCCGTCTGGCGACCAATCCGCTGATGTGCGGCCTGATCTGCGCCCTGCACCGGGAGCGGCGCGGCTTCCTGCCCCAGGGCCGCGCCTCCCTCTACGAGGCGGCGCTCTCCATGCTCCTGGAGCGCCGCGACCTGGAGCGCGAGGTCTACGGCCGCGGCCGTCCGGCGCTGGACCAGAAGTCGGCCACCGAGCCGCTCCAGAGGCTCGCGTACTGGCTGATCCGCAACGAGCGGACGCAACTGGACCGCCCCGACGCGGTGAACGTGGTGCGGCGGCTGCAGCCCTCCGTCCCCCGCCTCGCGGACGTCGGAACGGCGGAAGAGGCCCTGCAGCATCTGCTGGAGCGCTCCGGTCTGCTGCGCGAACCGGCCCCGGGCGCGGTCGACTTCATCCACCGCACCTTCCAGGACTTCCTGGGTGCCAGGGCCGTGCTGGAAGAGCGCGATATGGGCATGCTGGTGAACAACGCACACCTGGACCAGTGGGAGGACGTGGTGCAGATGGCCGTCGCACAGGCTCGACACCAAGAGCGTGCCGACCTGCTGACCCGCCTGCGCGAGCGGGGCGACCGGGAGCAGGACGCCACGGTCCAGGCGCGGCTGCGGCTCCTCGCCCTCGCCTCCCTCGAACAGGCCACCCGCCTGGAGCCGACGGTGCGCGAGGCCATCGAGGACCGGGCCGCCCGGCTGCTGCCGCCGCGCAGCCTGCGGGAGGCCAGGTCACTGGCGCAGACGGGCCCGCTGCTCCTCGGCCTGCTGCCCGACGCCAAGGACCTGGAGGGCGACGAGGAGCTGGCCACCGTCCACGCGATCTGCCAGATCGGCGGGGACGCCGCCATCCCCAGGCTCCGGGAGTTCCTCGGCACCGGCCAGCCCGCGGTGCGCGCCCAACTCCTCGCCCACTGGGACCGGTTCGACACGAAGGTGTACGCGGAGGAGATCGTACGGCCGCTCCTCGACACCGCCCCCGAGGAGATCGTCACGGTGCGCTCACCCGCCGAGCTGGAGGCGCTGCGCACCATCTCCGGCTATCAACGCGTGGGCCTGCACGGCGACTTCGCCCCGGAGGACATCCGCGCCGCGCTCGACCCGCGCCACCTGCGCGAGCTGCGCCTGCGGGGCACTCTGCAACTGGAGGACCTCGCGCTGCTCTCCGCCTACCCCGAGCTGGAGACGGTCGCCCTGCAGGGATGCCGGAACGTCAAGGACCCCACGCCGCTGACCCGGCTGCCCCGTCTGCGGAGGCTGGAGCTGCGGGACCTCCCCCAGTTCGAGCCCCTGCTGAAGCTGGCCGACTGCCCCCGGCTGGAGGGGCTGCTCGTCGGACCGGAGGTGCCCTGGCGCGGTCTGCCCGACCTCCCGCGCCCCGCCGAGCTGCGGCTGCTCTCCCTGCCGTCGTCGGCGGCGCAGCTCGCGGGGATCGTGGAGTGCCGGGGGCTGGAGGAGCTGCGTCTGCAGGACGCCAGCGAGCGCCTGGCGCCGGACGAATGGGGCTCCCTCATCGCCGAGTTGCCTCAGTTGCGCAAGCTGACGCTCTCGCCGCAGCAGCTCAGCATGCTGCTGTTCGCCCCCCGCACCGAGATCCCCCAGGTCACGCACCTGGATGTATGGGCCAGGGCCGGTTCCGCGGTACCGCTGCGGCGGATCGCCCGGCGCCTTCCCGGGCTCGAGGAGATCCATCTGTCGCAGGTCGCGGAGCTCGATCTCGCCTCCCTCGCCGGGCTGCCCCGGCTGCGCCGGGTGCGGCTCGTCTACCCGGGCGAGATCCGCGGCGCGGACTCGCTCCCCGACAGCGTGGAACTCGACATATACCCGCACCCCTGA
- a CDS encoding TetR family transcriptional regulator, whose protein sequence is MDVSGTASADENTRPRAVIKTTARQLLVKLGAGGLTLDAVAREGGLAVSDVEAVFPHRDDLLTALLIDAYNDSGAAMEQADQAARDAGAPAGARLLAATRALRRWSFANPAEFTLVYGSPVPDYHAPQDTVPPASRTPAVLAGIVRSALEAGELTAPRRQVPGPPLLLPEAEALFGGVPEAPFSDLIERGIVLWSSLVGLLVFQVFSRTHDSVRDETAFFDYAIAVAAEGIGLVVPLGEHTD, encoded by the coding sequence ATGGATGTTTCCGGAACAGCTTCCGCCGATGAAAACACCAGGCCGCGGGCGGTCATCAAGACCACCGCGCGCCAACTGCTGGTGAAACTGGGGGCCGGAGGGCTGACCCTGGACGCCGTCGCCCGTGAGGGCGGACTCGCCGTCAGCGATGTGGAGGCCGTCTTTCCGCATCGGGACGACCTGCTGACCGCGCTGCTCATCGACGCCTACAACGACTCCGGCGCCGCGATGGAGCAGGCCGATCAGGCCGCCAGGGACGCCGGCGCGCCGGCGGGCGCGCGGCTTCTCGCGGCCACCCGCGCGCTACGGCGGTGGTCGTTCGCCAACCCCGCCGAGTTCACGCTGGTCTACGGCTCGCCCGTGCCGGACTACCACGCCCCGCAGGACACGGTCCCGCCCGCCTCACGCACCCCCGCGGTGCTGGCCGGCATCGTGCGTTCGGCGCTGGAGGCCGGTGAACTCACCGCGCCCCGGCGTCAGGTGCCGGGGCCGCCGCTGCTTCTGCCGGAGGCCGAGGCGCTCTTCGGCGGGGTGCCCGAGGCTCCGTTCTCGGACCTCATCGAGCGCGGCATCGTGCTGTGGAGCAGCCTGGTCGGGCTCCTGGTCTTCCAGGTCTTCAGCCGTACCCATGACAGCGTCCGGGACGAGACCGCGTTCTTCGACTACGCCATCGCGGTGGCGGCCGAAGGAATCGGACTCGTGGTTCCCTTGGGCGAGCACACCGACTGA
- a CDS encoding toxin — protein MRGANKGRSADHDRRSQLKKLRKAGARRIADLDLPEVADVAELCRHLGEVRGRPITLVPMQMPATHPCGMWVAARDEDLIFYDANTTSAHQEHIILHELGHIICCHRGAGWLDEASARLLFPNLDPDLVRDMLLRATYDDVQEQEAEIIAYLLSQRVGGAEERHGTAPAENSGAAGQDAMLSRIERTLI, from the coding sequence GTGAGGGGCGCCAACAAGGGACGGTCGGCCGACCACGACCGGCGCAGTCAGCTCAAGAAGCTCCGGAAGGCCGGTGCGCGGCGGATCGCCGACCTCGACCTGCCGGAGGTGGCCGATGTGGCCGAACTCTGCCGCCATCTCGGCGAGGTCCGCGGCCGCCCCATCACGCTGGTCCCGATGCAGATGCCCGCGACGCACCCGTGCGGCATGTGGGTCGCCGCCCGCGACGAGGACCTCATCTTCTACGACGCCAACACGACCAGCGCGCATCAGGAGCACATCATCTTGCATGAGCTGGGCCACATCATCTGCTGCCATCGCGGGGCGGGTTGGCTGGACGAGGCGAGCGCCCGCCTCCTTTTCCCCAACCTCGACCCCGACCTCGTGCGTGACATGCTCCTGCGCGCGACCTACGACGACGTCCAGGAGCAGGAGGCGGAGATCATCGCCTATCTGCTCTCCCAGCGGGTGGGCGGCGCCGAGGAGCGGCATGGCACCGCCCCGGCCGAGAACTCCGGGGCAGCCGGACAGGACGCCATGCTCAGCCGGATCGAACGCACCCTGATCTGA